The region TTTGCTGGAAGAAGAATGCCATCGCAACATGGCTTTCACGCTCTATCACGCCGATTCGCTGCCGCTGGTCTCGGTTCAGTCGGTGACGGCCAAAGACCTGGGCAATGGCTTGCGCGAAGTGACCGCGATCATCGAGAACCCGAAGCTCGTGCCGACGCATTCGTGGGCCGACGTGCAGCGCAAGATCACGCCGCCAGACATGGTGGAACTAACCGGCAAGGATCTGAAAAAGGTCGTCCTCGCGCTGAAGAGCAACGAGCCGTTCTTTCGCAGTCCGACGGAACAAAAGCGCGACCCCGCTGCCGTGAAGCTCGATTCGATCGGCAGCTATGGCGTAACGTACGTTCGCTGGCTCGTCGAGGGAACCGGCCCGGTGGAAGTGAATGTCCGGAGCGTGAAAGGTGGCCGGGCGAGTAAAGCCAGCGAGTAGCCGTTCACGCCGGCTCATACTTCGACCTCGGAACGAAGGGTGGCCGCGAAACACAGCCCCCCCTTTCATACCCCTAGATTATAACAGGTGATGCAAACAGCAGTTCTGTCCACAAGTCCTTTCTAGGTAAGGCTTAGTGACAAAAACAACCTGCAATATCGCGCCCCAAATATCACACTTTATTGCCACTAATACGGGTGGTGGCAATTGAGCTTCTATGTTGCCTTGGGTGATCACGCCGACCGACCATCCGGCTCGACAAAGACACGGCAGCGCTGACAACTTTGGTCCGGCGTAGGTGCGCCATGTAGCTGTTCACGCTGGCGTGAATGGTTACAAGTTGTCGGGCAACTGGACCAAACTTAGTCAAGTTGCGGATACTTTCCGTCCCGCCGATTCACGAGTTGGCGAAACGCTAAGTCGTCGATGCTCTTTGAAAGCAGGAAGCCCCTGACCGAGCCGTCGCAGAAGGCGAGGTATACCACCCCAGAGTGTGAACCGCCAAAGCGGTAGTCGTAGGTGGATGTGAGGCTCTCGGTCAATATCGGCCGGTCTTGATTTGGACGTTTAGCGCCCCAGCGAATCGTGTCGAATGACCAGCCATTGATAAAGCCGTTGTCTTCGTCGAACTGAGTTCCGATCGGCTTGCGATTAAAATTGCGCTCGCCAAACATCACTACGTTAGACAGCCCATCAGCGATCTCCTGCGAGGTTATCCTATTCGTGACGATCATCGGAACAGCATTCGGGCGAGGTAGGATCACGCCGTTCTGGTTGTTCATGTTGCCGGTTGCAGGAAATGCTGCTGCTCCCTGCTGGTCGCCGCCGCTGCCCGCATAGTCGACCCCGCCGCGCGGATCGCTTCCCGTCAAACCATTCTCCGTGCTGCCGCTGACAGTGGTCGGCGACCGGCGCGTGGGGCAAAAGTACAGCTTGAGCTTAGCGCCAGCGACTTGGGCGTCGTTGGTATTCGAAAACAGAGCTTCCTGTTCGAGGTAAGGCAGCAGCTGATAAAATACGCCCCAATCCTGCTCGATCGACCGTTTGGGAATGCCGGACGTCGTCTTGCTGCGACTCGCACCACTGAGGCCGCCTGCATTCGGAAAATATTCGAACGTCGTATTGTGCGATTGAGCAGCCATCGCCAGCTGCTTGAGGTTGTTGGAGCAAGTTGTCTTCCGCGACGCCTCACGGGCCATCTGCACGGCAGGAATGGTGAGGGAGGTGATTACGCCAATGATGGCGATCACCACCAGCAACTCAACGACGGTGAATCCGCGACGCATGAATCTGTTCCTGACAAGAAGAGAAGAGTGCCTTTCATTCTGCGTGGTTGTCGCCAAAAAAGCAATCTACGGTCGGCTCCGTCCCTAGGGCTTTCCTTCCAGGTCGCGCAACTGCAGATCGAGCGCATGCACCGAGATATGAATCTCCCAGAGCGATAGCGTGAGCGAGCCCACCATCAACACCAGGCTCGCGCCGAAGACATATTCGGCAATCCGCAATTGCTGCACGAAGATCAAAAAGATGCAGACGGTGCAGAGGATCAAACTTAAAACCCCCAGGGTCTGCATGCTGCGAATCAGGCGGACGCGCCGCCGCAAGCTGCCGATCTGGGCGACGATCAGTTCATCGGGCTGGGCGCGATGCTTTTCGTGCAAACTGCGAATGACCTGCGCCAGCCCTAAAAAGCGATTGGTAAAGGCCAGCAACAGCAGCGAGATGGCCGGGAACAGCACGGCGGGGGTAGTGAGGTCCATGCGGTGATTTTAGACGGTTAAATCTGCGGCGAACCTGCCCTTGTTCGTTTTGGGCATTGACGGGAAACTAAGTGGCTTGCGTTTTGCGAAGGTCAGCATTTAGGAAGAGTTGCGATGGAAGCTGGGATTGTCGGTCTCCCCAATGTCGGTAAGAGCACGCTCTTCAACGCGCTGACGAGCACCCAGGGCGCTCAAGCGGCGAACTATCCGTTTTGCACGATCGAGCCCAACGAAGGGATTGTGAGCGTGCCCGACGATCGGCTCGCGCGAATCTGCAAATTCATTCCACCGCAAAAAACCATCCCTGCCATTCTCAAGCTGGTCGACATCGCCGGCATTGTGAAGGGGGCCAGCGAAGGCCAGGGGCTGGGCAACAAATTCCTCAGTCACATTCGCCAGGTCGATGCCATTCTGCAGGTCGTGCGCTGCTTCAAGGATGACGACGTCATTCACGTGGCCGGCAATGTCGATCCGCTGTCGGACATCGAAACGATCGAAATGGAGCTGATGCTCGCCGATATCCAAGCCCTGGAAGTTGCCCTGCCAAAGGCGCAGAAGGCCGCCCGTAGCGGCGACAAGGAAGCCAAGCTGCGCGTGACGGCGATCGAAGCTTGCATGGCGCATCTGGCGAAGGAACAACCGCTGCGCAGCTTGACGCTGCCGCCGCTCGAGAAGGAAGCGATTCAAAGCTTCGGCCTGATGACGGCCAAGCCGATTTTGTTTGTTGCCAACGTCGACGAATCGGATCTCGAAGGCAAAGGCGCGATGGTGACAAAGGTTCGCGAGTTTGCGACAAAGATTTCCGCAGGCATCGTGCCCGTGTGCGCCAAGCTGGAAGCGGAAATCGCCGAACTCGAAGAGCCCGACCGCAGCGAAATGCTCGCCGGCGTCGGCCTGACCGAACCGGCCCTCGCCAAGCTGGCCCGCGAAGCCTATCGCACGCTCGGCCTGCAGAGCTATTTCACGGCTGGCGAAAAAGAAGTTCGCGCTTGGACGATTCCCGTCGGCGCCACGGCCCCGCAAGCGGCTGGCGTGATTCACAGCGACTTCGAAAAGGGTTTCATTCGCGTCGAAGTCTATTCGCTCGAAGATCTCGAAAAATACGGCAGCGAAAAAGAAATCCGCGCCAACGGCAAGATGCGCGTCGAAGGGAAGGGCTACATCATGCGCGACGGGGATATTTGCCACTTCCTGTTTAATTAATGATCCCGGTTGCGCGCATGAAACTTCCTTTTGGTTGCCTGTTGCTCATTTGCTGCGTGCTGGCAGGTTGTGGAAAAACCGCGCCAGCAGAGCAATCGCCAACCGCCAAAGACCAACGGGTCGCAGGCAACGAGGCCGTGGCAGCCATCACGCTGAAGCGAATTACTTCCGGAGAAAAGCCAATCCTCTACGTGACGCATGACGACGAAGGAGACTGGCAATTCCTCGATGGCGGCGACGTTAGCGAGAAGGATGCGACGATCATCTCACTGAAGCAAATCGAGGAACTCGATCCGACCATCAAGGCAATTTTAGATCTTCCGCCCGGCTGGTCGGCAGTGCGAGTCGCCAAAGATAAACCCTGGCGACGATTTGAGTCGTAGGCTCTAGATTCTTTCTGCAGTGTGCTCATTCGCCGTTTGAATGAACCACGCGCGGAGCGTGCGGCACATGCGCGTGTAGGGCGGACGATTCCCGTCGGCGCCACGGCCCCGCAAGCGGCTGGCGTGATCCACAGCGACTTCGAAAAGGGTTTCATCCGCGCCGAAGTCTATTCGCTGGAAGACCTCGAAAAATACGGCAGCGAAAAAGAAATCCGCGCCAACGGCAAGATGCGCGTCGAAGGGAAGGGCTATATCATGCGCGACGGGGATATTTGCCACTTCCTGTTCAACTAATACAGTATGAACGCACCGCAGCCACCTCGCCCCTCCTGGTTTCACTTGCTGGGAGCCGGCGTTGTGCTGGTGGGCTGCGAACTCTTTCTGGCAGCCGCGTTCGCCATCTTGTGCATGCGCGATTCTCGCGAAATCATCGGCGCCGTACTCCCTCCCGCACTGCTGCTGATCGGCATCACACTATTTGTTGCCTGGAAGCAGTACCAGGCGATCTTCCAGCGCAATCGCGATGCGGCCACAACGATCACGCAGCTGCTCGTTTTCGTCGTCGTCATGCTCACGATTCCCTTTGTCGATTACACGGGCATGTTGCTGGGAACGGGCAACATTCTGCGCGAGGGTCGCTGGTACATGCTGGTGTTGCTGTACATGACCGCGCTGTTCGTGGCGATTGCGAATTGGACCTGGTCGAACCGCTTGCGCGCGAGCCAGACCGTCGCCATTCCACTGCGTTGGCGATGGAGTCTTACCAACATGCTGGCCGTCATGACGATTCTGGGAGTGCAATTCGCGATTGCGGGAATTTTGAGACGCTGGTGGGGCGGGTGAGGCGAGCAATCACGTGCATTGCCACAGCAGTCCGCTCACACGACAGGCGTCGCACCAAAAGACATATCCCAAACCGCCCGAGCCCCACATGAACTCGCGGCGGTTGGTGGTGGTCAATTCGCTGTTGAGTTGCAGCAGGAATGACATCGTTTGGTGACAGAGCGGGCACGGCGGATACTCGGCTGACTGCACCCAAACCGGATGGCCGCCGACGCGATTCAGATTTTGGGCATCATCCCAGGTCTGCCAGCGCCAGCGTTCACCCTGCTGAACCAATTTCGCTGCGGCTGCGGCGAGCCCAGTGCTGGGAAACTTCGGCTTGCAGGTGGTGCTCGCCAGGCAACTGGGAAGTCCTTGCTCGTCGTGCTGATAGAACATCCGCCCAACCTCCCAGCCGAGGCAGGAAAGGCATGTTTCGATCGACAGCTGCGGCAGCGTTACTCCCGGCATTGCGTTCGTTGTGGGGAAATACACGAGGCGATGCAGTTCCCCTTGGCAACTGCGACACACGGAACTTCCTGGTCCACCGATCTGCACCGTTTCGCAATCGCCATGGGCGGGAGCTTGCCACGTGGGATGATTCTCGCGCGAGCTCCAAACGGGTTTCTTCTCGACGAAATAATCCTCGGCGAAGACGAGATGCCAGGCGTCTCGCGAATACAGCTGACGAAATCCGTTTGTTAATTGCTCAACGCCCACTTCATGCATAAAGTCCGCCGTCGTCAGTGATGGCGGCAGTCCCCATTCGCTCATTTTCAAATTGAGTTCGACGCGCTCGCTCAAGACCAGCGCTTGCTCCAGCAATTCCGGCGAACGCGATTCCAGCAGGTATTCCCAGGCCCGCAAGCATTCGCTTTGCTCTTCGGCAGACGCCTTGATAACAGCAACCAAATGCTTGACATCGGCGGGACTCGCTTCCCGCCACGGCCAGTTTTCGCAATGCGTACCGCGATTGGGAGCCAAGCGAAATAGCTCGGGCAAATGCGGATGCAAAGTCGCCAACGATTGCAGCGCCGCATGCTCGATGACGGCAGCTGCCGGCTCATGCGCTTGATCCGTGCGCATAATTTCGATCGCCTCATTCACCAATTCCTGCCAACCATCGGCGGGCACAAAGGTGAACATGGCATTCTGCAGCGTGGCGTGCTCAGGAAGTTCCCGCAGCAACCGCAGCGCGAGCAGCTGTGCATTTGCTGGAGACGAGCGCGCAATGGCGAGCGCCCGCGGGAAGGGATGGGACTCAAAACGCCGAGCGACAAAATCGCTGATGAGCGAGTCGATTTCTTGCATGGCAACGCTACGCCAGGATGTCCTTCACCACGTGCCCGTGCACGTCGGTTAGGCGGAAGTCGCGGCCTTGGTAGAGATAGGTCAGGCGTTCGTGATCGACGCCCAGCAAGTGGAGCAGCGTGGCGTGCAGGTCATGCACTTCGACGATGTTTTCGACGGCGTTGTAGCCGAGCTCGTCGGTCTTGCCGTAGGTCAGGCCGCCCTTGATGCCGCCGCCGCAAAGCCACATCGAAAAGCCTTTGATGTGATGATCGCGGCCGTTGCCCTGCGCCATCGGCGTGCGACCGAACTCGCCGGTCCAGACGATGAGCGTGTCCTTGAGCATGTCGCGCTGCTTCAGGTCGTTGATGAGCGCGGCGCAAGGGCCGTCGACTTCTTTCGCCGTGCCGGCGATCTGATCTTTCACGCCGCCGTGATGATCCCAGTCGCGATGATAAAGCTGAATGAACCGCACGCCCCGCTCGGCCAGCCGGCGGGCGAGCAGGCAGTTGGCCGCGAACGTGCCGTCGCCACCCTTCGTGCCGTAGGCTTCGAGCACGGCGGCTGGTTCGTCGCTGACATCCATTAGCTCGGGCACGCTGCTCTGCATCTTGAACGCTAGTTCGTACTGCGCGATGCGGGTCGCGATTTCCGGATCGTCAACGGCTTGGTTGTGCAACTGATTGAGCTGCGCAGCCGCTTCGACGACGTCCTGCTGCTGACCAGCCGACACGCCGCTCGGGCGATTCACATACAGCACCGGATCGCCCTTGCTGCGGAGTTCGACTCCCTGAAAACGGCTCGGCAAAAATCCGCTGTGCCACTGCCGCGACGCGATCGGCTGTGCCTGGCCAAACTTACCGGTGGAAGTGAGAACCACGAAGCCCGGCAGGTTCTGCGTCACTTGGCCGAGACCATACGTCAGCCACGAACCCATCGCGGGGCGGCCGCTGATGGTCGTGCCGGTGTTGAAAAACGTGTGGGCCGGATCGTGATTGATGGCCTGCGTGCGGAGCGAATTGACGATGCAAATGTCATCGGCGATTTCGCCGATCTTTGGAAAGATCTCGCTGATCCGCTGACCACTTTGGCCGAACTGCTTGAACTCGTGCTGCGGCCCAAAGCAATTGAGCTTTTGCCCCTGGAGCTGCGCGATCGGCTGCCCCTTAGTAAACGACTCCGGCATCGGCTCGCCATGCATCTTGGCGAGCTCGGGCTTGTAGTCGAACGTCTCCAAGTGCGACGGCCCACCGGCCATCGTCAAGAAGATCACGCGCTTCGCCTTCGGCGCATGATGCAACCGCTTGAGCTCGCCGAGTGTTGCCAGCGGATCGGCCTCGGCAGCAGAAGCCTTTCGCGCGCTCGGATTCAACAACGTCGCGAGCGCAGCGTAACCAATGCCACAAGCGCCGCGACCGAGGAACGTGCGCCGGGAGACCGTGGAAGCGAATGCTTTGGATAAATGATTCATCGAGCAACCTGCTACTTCAAATGAGATCGTCCGGATGCAGATCTGCGAGTTTCAGAAGGCGAGCGAGAGGCAATTGAAACCCTGGCAGCAATTTAGTTTCGTAGGTTTGCTTCTCTTCAATAACAACTGGTTCTTTGTCGGGGCAGTAGATAGTCAGGCAACGTCGGAAGCGATCGATAATCCAATATTCCTGGCAGCCAAGTTCCAGGTACTCTTTGCGCTTGTCTTGATAGTCACGTGTAAAAGCACGACGGCCGGGCGATACAAATTCAACGATGATCGTTGGCAAATCGACCCGGCTATCAGGAGACCTGCCTAGTCCGCACCAGATTGCCCGATCTACTCGCCGCAGACCGACGTGCGTGCGAACTTCGCGTTCCATCTGCGTGCCGTCCAAGTGGTGTCCGTTTGGATGTTGGTATTTATAGAAACGGAGCAAAAATTCCAATTCGCCGTTGGGATCCATTTCCGCATCAGAGGCAGGTGGGGTCACAACGACGACTCCGCGAATTAGCTCGTAACGGTAACCTTCTTCGAACTCTTCAATGGCATCGAATTCTTCGATCGTGAGCATCACGCCAGCTGCGGCTGGCGAGAGCCGGAGTAGTTCCGTTTCTGTCGAGCGTGTGATCATGAATTGCCTCCAGCTACTTAAGCCGCACCGCCATCATTCTACTCCCGCACAATCGTCTCATGCAGATTGAGCAGCACCCGCGCCACGCTTGTCCAAGCGGCTAGTTCGGCAGCATCTTGATTCGCAGCCGGCTTGAGGTCGCCGACCGTCTGAATCTGAACGGCGGCAGCAGCGTCGGACTTGTACTGAGCCAGATGTTTTTCGTAGAGCGATTCGAGCAGCTTTTGCTCAGCGGCCGTGGGGTCACGAAGAACGACCTGTTGATACGCGAAATGCAAGCGAGTGGTTAGATCGCCGCCGCCTGAGGAAACGATACGCCCTGCGAGCGCGCGGGCTGCTTCGACGTAAGTTGGGTCGTTGAGCAATACGAGCGCCTGTTGCGGCGTGTTGCTTACGGGGCGCTGGACGGTGCATTCTTCGCGACTCGGCGCATCAAAGGCCGCGAGGCTCGGGTGAATGAATGTCCGCTGCCAGTAGGTATATAAACCGCGGCGGTATTGTTCGTCACCCTTGTCGTTTTGCCATTCGCGTTTGGGGAAGTTGAGATACTGCCAATAGCCGGCCGGTTGGTACGGCTTGACGCTTGCGCCGCCGATTTTCTTCATCAGCAGACCGCTCACTGCGAGTGCGTTGTCGCGCACGAGTTCGGCTTCGATGCGCCAACGATTCTGCCGGGTGAAGTAAGTGTTGGTCGAGTCTTTTTCTTTCAGTTCGGCACTGACCTGCGATGTTTGCTGATAGGTGTGCGACATCACCATTTGCT is a window of Anatilimnocola floriformis DNA encoding:
- a CDS encoding DUF1559 family PulG-like putative transporter, with protein sequence MATTTQNERHSSLLVRNRFMRRGFTVVELLVVIAIIGVITSLTIPAVQMAREASRKTTCSNNLKQLAMAAQSHNTTFEYFPNAGGLSGASRSKTTSGIPKRSIEQDWGVFYQLLPYLEQEALFSNTNDAQVAGAKLKLYFCPTRRSPTTVSGSTENGLTGSDPRGGVDYAGSGGDQQGAAAFPATGNMNNQNGVILPRPNAVPMIVTNRITSQEIADGLSNVVMFGERNFNRKPIGTQFDEDNGFINGWSFDTIRWGAKRPNQDRPILTESLTSTYDYRFGGSHSGVVYLAFCDGSVRGFLLSKSIDDLAFRQLVNRRDGKYPQLD
- a CDS encoding DUF2721 domain-containing protein, which produces MDLTTPAVLFPAISLLLLAFTNRFLGLAQVIRSLHEKHRAQPDELIVAQIGSLRRRVRLIRSMQTLGVLSLILCTVCIFLIFVQQLRIAEYVFGASLVLMVGSLTLSLWEIHISVHALDLQLRDLEGKP
- the ychF gene encoding redox-regulated ATPase YchF, with the translated sequence MEAGIVGLPNVGKSTLFNALTSTQGAQAANYPFCTIEPNEGIVSVPDDRLARICKFIPPQKTIPAILKLVDIAGIVKGASEGQGLGNKFLSHIRQVDAILQVVRCFKDDDVIHVAGNVDPLSDIETIEMELMLADIQALEVALPKAQKAARSGDKEAKLRVTAIEACMAHLAKEQPLRSLTLPPLEKEAIQSFGLMTAKPILFVANVDESDLEGKGAMVTKVREFATKISAGIVPVCAKLEAEIAELEEPDRSEMLAGVGLTEPALAKLAREAYRTLGLQSYFTAGEKEVRAWTIPVGATAPQAAGVIHSDFEKGFIRVEVYSLEDLEKYGSEKEIRANGKMRVEGKGYIMRDGDICHFLFN
- a CDS encoding DUF933 domain-containing protein, whose protein sequence is MLIRRLNEPRAERAAHARVGRTIPVGATAPQAAGVIHSDFEKGFIRAEVYSLEDLEKYGSEKEIRANGKMRVEGKGYIMRDGDICHFLFN
- a CDS encoding DUF1501 domain-containing protein, with the translated sequence MNHLSKAFASTVSRRTFLGRGACGIGYAALATLLNPSARKASAAEADPLATLGELKRLHHAPKAKRVIFLTMAGGPSHLETFDYKPELAKMHGEPMPESFTKGQPIAQLQGQKLNCFGPQHEFKQFGQSGQRISEIFPKIGEIADDICIVNSLRTQAINHDPAHTFFNTGTTISGRPAMGSWLTYGLGQVTQNLPGFVVLTSTGKFGQAQPIASRQWHSGFLPSRFQGVELRSKGDPVLYVNRPSGVSAGQQQDVVEAAAQLNQLHNQAVDDPEIATRIAQYELAFKMQSSVPELMDVSDEPAAVLEAYGTKGGDGTFAANCLLARRLAERGVRFIQLYHRDWDHHGGVKDQIAGTAKEVDGPCAALINDLKQRDMLKDTLIVWTGEFGRTPMAQGNGRDHHIKGFSMWLCGGGIKGGLTYGKTDELGYNAVENIVEVHDLHATLLHLLGVDHERLTYLYQGRDFRLTDVHGHVVKDILA
- a CDS encoding Uma2 family endonuclease, with product MLTIEEFDAIEEFEEGYRYELIRGVVVVTPPASDAEMDPNGELEFLLRFYKYQHPNGHHLDGTQMEREVRTHVGLRRVDRAIWCGLGRSPDSRVDLPTIIVEFVSPGRRAFTRDYQDKRKEYLELGCQEYWIIDRFRRCLTIYCPDKEPVVIEEKQTYETKLLPGFQLPLARLLKLADLHPDDLI